One part of the Treponema sp. OMZ 787 genome encodes these proteins:
- a CDS encoding type II toxin-antitoxin system VapC family toxin, protein MKILLNTHYLLWSFIDTSKISRSVYNKLLADENEVFYSQASLWEISIKFNMGKLSLIGIKPEEFYAEVENSFLKCRSFQNDELITFYKLPIEHKDPFDRIMIWQSIKSDYYFLSVDNQITNYKKYGLKILS, encoded by the coding sequence ATGAAAATCCTATTAAATACACATTATTTATTATGGTCATTTATTGATACAAGTAAAATATCTCGGTCGGTTTATAATAAATTATTAGCCGATGAAAATGAAGTTTTTTATAGTCAGGCTAGTTTATGGGAAATATCAATAAAATTTAATATGGGAAAATTATCGTTAATCGGAATAAAACCGGAAGAATTCTACGCAGAAGTAGAAAATAGTTTTTTAAAATGCAGGTCTTTTCAAAACGATGAACTAATTACTTTTTATAAATTACCAATAGAGCATAAAGATCCATTTGATAGAATTATGATTTGGCAATCAATAAAGTCTGATTACTATTTTTTATCTGTTGATAATCAGATTACAAATTATAAAAAATACGGTTTAAAAATTTTGTCCTAA
- a CDS encoding FAD-binding oxidoreductase, with the protein MGKRYGYKDFKPVWEQVPPPKGSFREAAKWGNPNEFKEPNERLYKYMKTVFGIGDEVFKQKRFEGLEALPENLTVNLEQKHIEALKEIFGEADVSTAVKDRVSVAYGKTMYDAYRLREGILENIADVVVYPSDHEQIVKLVTYANEHKIPLYVYGGGSSVTRGVEAVKGGISLDMRKNFNKVLAFNEVDQTITVQAGMSGPQLEAHLNNAQKEFNARMAYTCGHFPQSFEYSSVGGWVVTRGAGQNSTYYGNIKDIVFQQTYVTPAGIVKSYGLPAHAVGPDIDELMMGSEGSFGILTNVTLRFFRYRPETRKKFSFIFKTWEDGMRACREIMQNESGFPSVFRLSDAEETDMVLKLYGVEGTIAETAMNLMGYKPMKRCLFLGWSEGDKEFSKQLYKKVKRICKQNGGLFLTGKPVDGWEHGRFTDPYLRESLQDYGVIIDTMECSVTWDMMPRVHEEVRKFAKSRPHTVCMTHLSHAYPQGANLYFIFIGLFKNKEEYVEYQYGIFDNIMKAGAAMSHHHGVGKMTAAWVEESIGKTNFEIFKALKKHFDPNNIMNPGGTLGLDMTEDQKRKPKYAGKTWAEA; encoded by the coding sequence ATGGGAAAAAGATACGGGTACAAGGATTTTAAACCTGTTTGGGAACAGGTACCTCCGCCTAAGGGCTCTTTTAGAGAGGCTGCAAAGTGGGGCAACCCCAACGAATTTAAAGAACCTAACGAAAGGCTTTATAAATATATGAAAACCGTCTTCGGTATAGGAGATGAGGTCTTTAAGCAAAAGCGTTTTGAGGGGCTTGAAGCCCTGCCCGAAAACCTTACGGTAAACCTAGAACAAAAACACATTGAGGCTCTAAAAGAAATTTTCGGAGAGGCAGATGTGAGCACGGCCGTTAAGGACAGGGTATCTGTCGCCTACGGAAAAACCATGTACGATGCCTACCGCCTCCGTGAGGGCATCCTCGAAAACATAGCCGATGTTGTTGTATACCCTTCCGATCATGAGCAAATCGTTAAGCTCGTAACATACGCAAATGAACATAAGATTCCCCTCTATGTGTACGGAGGCGGTTCTTCCGTTACAAGGGGTGTTGAGGCTGTAAAGGGCGGCATCTCCCTCGATATGCGTAAAAACTTTAACAAGGTTTTAGCTTTCAATGAGGTAGACCAGACAATCACGGTTCAAGCCGGAATGTCGGGACCTCAACTGGAAGCTCACCTAAACAATGCACAAAAAGAATTCAACGCAAGGATGGCCTACACCTGCGGACACTTCCCGCAGTCCTTTGAGTACTCCTCCGTGGGAGGCTGGGTAGTTACCCGCGGAGCAGGCCAAAATTCCACCTATTACGGAAACATAAAGGATATTGTATTCCAACAAACCTATGTAACGCCTGCCGGTATAGTTAAAAGCTACGGACTTCCGGCCCATGCTGTCGGCCCCGATATCGATGAGCTTATGATGGGAAGCGAAGGCTCTTTTGGAATTCTTACAAATGTTACATTGCGGTTTTTTAGATATAGGCCTGAAACCCGCAAGAAGTTCAGCTTTATATTTAAAACTTGGGAAGACGGAATGAGGGCCTGCCGCGAGATTATGCAAAACGAATCGGGCTTTCCTTCGGTGTTTAGGCTTTCGGATGCGGAAGAAACCGACATGGTTTTAAAGCTCTACGGAGTAGAGGGCACCATAGCAGAAACCGCAATGAACCTCATGGGATATAAGCCGATGAAACGCTGCCTCTTTTTAGGCTGGAGCGAAGGCGATAAGGAATTTTCAAAACAGCTTTACAAAAAGGTAAAGCGTATATGCAAACAAAACGGCGGACTTTTTTTAACCGGCAAACCGGTGGACGGCTGGGAGCACGGCCGCTTTACCGATCCCTATTTAAGGGAATCCTTGCAGGATTACGGCGTAATAATCGACACAATGGAATGCAGTGTAACATGGGATATGATGCCTCGGGTTCACGAAGAGGTAAGAAAATTTGCCAAATCCCGCCCTCACACGGTCTGCATGACCCATCTTTCCCATGCCTATCCTCAAGGGGCCAACCTCTACTTTATCTTTATAGGCCTTTTTAAAAATAAGGAAGAATATGTAGAATACCAGTACGGCATCTTCGACAATATAATGAAGGCAGGGGCTGCCATGAGCCACCATCACGGTGTCGGCAAGATGACGGCAGCCTGGGTTGAAGAGTCCATAGGCAAGACCAATTTTGAAATCTTTAAGGCCTTAAAAAAACACTTCGACCCGAACAACATAATGAACCCGGGCGGAACCCTCGGCCTCGACATGACGGAAGACCAAAAGCGGAAACCGAAATACGCCGGAAAAACTTGGGCGGAAGCTTAA
- a CDS encoding type II toxin-antitoxin system Phd/YefM family antitoxin, with protein sequence MKTLSVAKIRTNFSALLKEVELGNEIGIAFGRKKETIAVIVPIEEYKRIKMRKLGTLEGKATVEFSENWAITDEEFINL encoded by the coding sequence ATGAAAACATTGTCCGTAGCGAAAATAAGAACAAATTTCTCTGCACTTTTGAAAGAAGTGGAATTAGGTAACGAAATCGGAATAGCATTTGGCCGAAAAAAAGAAACAATAGCGGTAATTGTTCCAATTGAAGAGTATAAAAGGATAAAAATGAGGAAACTCGGTACATTGGAAGGGAAAGCAACAGTTGAATTTAGTGAAAATTGGGCTATTACGGATGAAGAGTTTATTAATTTATGA